In the Candidatus Deferrimicrobiaceae bacterium genome, CCGGCTCCCCCCGCCGACTCCGATGTCGTCGTCGCGACGGTCAACGGCGCCCCGATCAACCTGAAGGAGTTCAAGATCGAGATCGCGAGGATCCGCGGGGTGGCCCCTTCCGCGGCGTCCCCGAGCGGGACCCGGTCGGAGGTCTCCCGCGCACTGCGGCAACTGGTCGAGCGCGCCGTGGTCCTGCAGGAAGGGGAGCGGACCGGGGTCACGGTGAGCGGGGCCGAGGTCGAGGAGGAGGTTCGGCGGTACCGGGCCGACTTTCCCCCCGGAGGGCTGGAAAAGGCGCTTCTCCAGGAAGGGATCGATGCGGAGGAATGGCGGGAGGGTCTTCGGCGGTCCATCCTGTACCGGAAGTCCGTCGAGGCGATCGCGGGGCCGCTCGCCGGGGTGACGGAGGAAGAGGTGCAGAGGGTGTACCGGGAGACGTTCGGAATGGCGACGCGGCCGGAGCGGATCCAGGTCAGGCAGCTCCTCTTCGATTCGCCGGAGAAGGCCGCGCAGGCGCGGGAGATGATGGTGCAGGGGGCCTCCCCGGACGATGTGGGGAAGCGGTTTTCCACGGGGGAGACCGCGCCGCTGGATGTCGATCTGGGGCTTCTCACCCGCCAGGAGCTGCCGGAGGAGGTCGCCGCGGAACTCTTCGGCCTGCCGGCGGGCGGCGTGAGCCGCGTGATCCGGCGGGACAAGACGGTAAGCCTCTTCTTCATCGTCCGGAAGTCGCCCCCCGGGGCGTTTTCCTACGCGGAGAAGGCGCCGGAGGTCCGCAAGGAGCTCCTTTCCGGACACCGGGAAGAAGCGTTCCGGAAATGGCTCGAGGCGGAGGTCGGCAAGGCGGACGTCCGGGTCGAGGAGAAGATCCTCGCAGGGTTTTCGGAGGGACGGAAGTGAGCGCCCGCCGGATCCTTCGGGCAACCGCCTTCTCGCTGTTTCTCGCCGCGCTCGCGTCGACGGCCTCCGCCCGGCTCGTCGATGGTGTTGTCGCGGTGGTGAACGACGAGCCGATCACCTTCTCGGAGTTCCGGGAGTCCGTCGCGGAAGGCATGGGGATCCCGGAGGGGGACGCGGACATCTACCTCCGGGAGGAGAGGGACCGGGAGCGAGTCCTCCGGGGCCTCGAGTCGCTGATCGAGTCGGTGCTGGTCCACCAGGAACTCAAAAAAATCGGCAATGCCGTAACCGAAAAGGATGTCGACGGCGCCGTGGCGTCGGTCATGAAGACGAACAACATGTCGGAGGCCGACTTCCGGGCGACGCTCGCCCGGGAAGGAATAACCCCTTCGGGGTACCGGAGGCGGATCCGGTGGCAGATCGAGCGCGGTTCGATCGTGCGGTCGAAGAAGTTCAAGGAGGTCACCGTCACGGAAGAGGAGACGAAGGCGTATTTCACGGAGAATGCGGAGAGGTTTTTAGTCGGCGCCGAGGTGCGGCTCGAGGCGCTTTTCCTCCCGTTTCCTGCCGGGGAGG is a window encoding:
- a CDS encoding peptidyl-prolyl cis-trans isomerase; its protein translation is MPDRVRAIRRLAAAWVVAACFVSCAKSPAPPADSDVVVATVNGAPINLKEFKIEIARIRGVAPSAASPSGTRSEVSRALRQLVERAVVLQEGERTGVTVSGAEVEEEVRRYRADFPPGGLEKALLQEGIDAEEWREGLRRSILYRKSVEAIAGPLAGVTEEEVQRVYRETFGMATRPERIQVRQLLFDSPEKAAQAREMMVQGASPDDVGKRFSTGETAPLDVDLGLLTRQELPEEVAAELFGLPAGGVSRVIRRDKTVSLFFIVRKSPPGAFSYAEKAPEVRKELLSGHREEAFRKWLEAEVGKADVRVEEKILAGFSEGRK
- a CDS encoding peptidyl-prolyl cis-trans isomerase; the encoded protein is MSARRILRATAFSLFLAALASTASARLVDGVVAVVNDEPITFSEFRESVAEGMGIPEGDADIYLREERDRERVLRGLESLIESVLVHQELKKIGNAVTEKDVDGAVASVMKTNNMSEADFRATLAREGITPSGYRRRIRWQIERGSIVRSKKFKEVTVTEEETKAYFTENAERFLVGAEVRLEALFLPFPAGEAATEEKVRIRIAAQQASDYVRSGMTFAEASRLLSSSVPGVSVVSSDFVKTEDLLPEIAKEIHRLRTGGTSLPIFTDEGAHLIRVLERRGGVLPEFSAVKASLTEERLDQRSERAYTDILVELKKAATIEIHL